CTCAAATTTGCCAATCTGATAAGCTTTCCGATATCCTTGaactattttattattattattattattattattatctattaccCGACTGaaatttttttacaaatattttaAATCAAGTATAAAATGTCAGAAAATCTCATCTTTGTGTTGCTTGTCCATGCCCACTTCAAAACGCGCGCCAATACGACGCTACGCTTCTTCTTCTACGCCTCTTTACTGTGCAGCGGGAAAACGTTCAACTTGCTCGTTATCACAACCATACTTGACGAAATGAAAATACACCCTTTAAGGAAATAACAAAGGCAAATAAACGGTCAAAAAGCCGCTCTGCGGATAAGAACGTGTTCAGTGCTATACAGGGTTCACAAAACAAGGCGTAGAAGAAGAACGGGGGCATTTGACGGCCAACTTGGACAAGCTAACGAAGATTACTTTTTCTTAATTAGGCTACACGTGTTTTCAGACAATAGTTCAGAAACGTTATCGGACGGGCCAATTTCAGTCAGGGAACATCGTCCAACTCGGATCAAAAATGCcgcaggaaaaaaagaaagaagcacaAAACAACCTAAGCGCTTTACATAACGTATTTTAGTATCGGTTTCCCCCCCCCGTTGTTCACGCATGACGTCACCAACACTACATAGCCCGAGGGCGCCGAGGGCGGCGCTATGACGTCAGAGAGCCCGCCCGGAGCCAATCGCAAGTAAAGCGGGAAGGTTCGTCAGCAGCTTGAAACATGGCGGAGAAGGACGAAGACAACGTCGAGTTTAAAAAGGTACGTCCCGAGCGTTTCACGCAGCGGTTCGGTGAAACGGCGTTTATTCATTCGGTCGCGTATTTATCGTCTGCGGCCCACaacggagaggggggggggcatgatttTTTACCCCCACCCCCGTACCCAGAGAGCATTGGCTAGTAGCATAGCAGCATAGCTTGCAAGCAGGGATCCCCTCTGTCCAGCAAAACGTTTCTAGTCCCTTACCGTTTTAATTTACATATCCAAATTGACTTAATTTGCCAGTCATATAGGGGTCACGTCCGTTAAATTGCCGAAAAACTCGACCGAAACGATATTTCAGGCAGTTTTGTGTTGGTCGCAAGTTCCCCAGTCCCACCATTCACGCAGCACAGCAATGCAGCATACATCTGTCAAGCATCTACAGagtcgtgtctgtgaatgttctcattcatccaggtcatggttatccaaagggactgaatcaagtgcaactggacttggtgtatatatatccgtgaatcaagcccagttgcacttgattcagttcctttggatctACAGTGTCGTACCGTTTGAAAAATAAAGAACTGATGTTCTCCACGGATCATATTTACCCATCATTAAGACAATATTCACCACTTTATGGTGTAAAGTTCAGTAGCACCTTATCGCTAGAAAGAAACCCGCTGGCTGTTAAAAATAacctactccatccatccattatccaagccagcgtttcccaaccaaggacccccccccccatcctgcagattttcattctaACCCTGCATAGTTagtcctgcttgtacttactcaaccagtcatctcacagcacttagttatgcaaggtgtgcaacatctgacatgattcattgctgattggttgaataactattaACAGGtaactattcagggttgcaaagaaaatctgcaggataggggggtccttgaggactgggttgggaaagactgatccaagccgcttatcccaatcggggtggcgggaatgctggagtctatcccagtagTCGTtgagcggcgggcggggagacaccctggacagaccgccagtccaccaAAAGTATTTAATTACTCATTTAGAAAGTGAATGTTAGTAATATCTCCGCAATCTTAACCTCTGGAATTAGGATTGGGTTAAATATTGACTGTCACATTATTTACCTTAAACTTGTGTCGATAGATATGTCATCAGTGTTTTTGGGCCCACGCGTCTTTCGTGTACATTTGGGTGAAAATGTTATTTCTCGTGTCTTGAGGTTCATATTGGTAAAAGCTGGAAATAACCATTTTTCATATTTAAATGCAACAGAGTATTTCACCGTTTTCTGGTGAAGCAAAGAAAAGCGTTAGAGAGGGGCGGTGCAGTCTGCTTTTAACTGCTATGCGGTCATGTCACCTTGTCTGTTCTTGTCACCTGCAGGAGACGGTGAGCAAACTCTTCTCCAGCTTCTTCAAGGATGATAAAACCAGAAGTGAGTTGGTAAAATGGTAGCTTGGTATAACTCCTTACAGTGATGACTGGTGTGTGGGATTTCAGCATATTGAACTCTGTTGCAGTTAACGGTGATGCTGCCTTGCTCGTCGCGGCTTTGCTGAAAGTGTTTGTGCAAGGTAATGAATGACCTGAAGCTGAGAATTATCCTTATGACGGTGCAGAATAGCTTTTTGATTCAGACCTGACATTTGTTTGTGTCGTGTTTTTCAGAGGCTGCGATGAGATCGATCAAACAGGCAGATTCTGAGGACTTTGAGGAAGTAAACATCGAGCACTTTGAAAAGATTTTACCTCAGCTGGTATGTACCATTTCAACCCACCCAGGGAGTGTTGATCCATCAGTTTGTAGGGGACAGATAATACAAGCAACATATTTCGTAATGCGTGAAACTGTTCTGAACAGGGAATAGTTGTCTGTGTAATTGCTAAAATAAGCCTCGTCATCTGAAAGTTCCCAGGAAGAGGCAGATggattttttggttttgttttgttctttagcCCTGAAACATTTTAAAAACCAGGATTTTGCTTGTTTAAAGTTAAAATCCTGAAGCTTGAAATGCAATGAATATGATTTTGATACTTTCTGTTGCCGGCTTATTAAAAACAATAGCCAGGCtacaaatatccaaatcattaACTATTTTGTAGTTGCTTACGTCACTGGTAACTGTCAGGTAAGACCTCCCTGATGTGAATAATGGCCACAAAGTGCATCAATAAACATAAGCTTTGCACAGCTTTACAGAGCATGTGCAAGCTGCCTCAAATCCCCTCTCCGTTGCTTAATGTGCTGTAATTCATTTTGTGGTATTTTTTGACAAGTGGGTAAGAAGCATTGGCTATTTATTGCCAATCGTGACCAACGGATGCTTATTTTATTAACTGGGGATCACAATCAGTATAAATGtcactgaatttttttttatggtggagaCAGCTAGATCTCATCAGTGTGCACAATTTGTTAATGTTTTGATTAACTTGTTGGCCTTCATCTCATACTTATTGGCAGATTCAGTTGTGCATTTTGATGTGCCAAAGTTAGAATGTTTTCCTGAAATATACAAAGTCCTGcaaacacaagaaaaaaaaagacatttggcagcacagtggcacagtggttagtgctgtcacctcacagcaagaaggtcctgggttcaacccccggggttgtccaaccttgggggtcatcccaggtcatcctcagtgtggaaatgcatgttctccccgtgtctgcatgggtttactctgggtgctctgggtttcccccaccatcagaaagacatgcatgttagggttaatactcctgtctgtgcccttgaccaaggcatggcaaggcaaactggagttg
The nucleotide sequence above comes from Lampris incognitus isolate fLamInc1 chromosome 10, fLamInc1.hap2, whole genome shotgun sequence. Encoded proteins:
- the cenpx gene encoding centromere protein X; the encoded protein is MAEKDEDNVEFKKETVSKLFSSFFKDDKTRINGDAALLVAALLKVFVQEAAMRSIKQADSEDFEEVNIEHFEKILPQLLLDF